TTCTGGAAAAATTAAAAATAGAAGTATATCAAACTATCCATAAAGAAAACCTCTTTCATAAAGTGCTTAATAATACACTATACCTAAAAAAGGGAATCGGTGTATTAGGTCAACTACTCTTGGAAACACACGGACCACACACTGGCTCCTTAAACATAAAAGAAAAGGCCCTTTTTCCATATGTAAATGGTATTCGGTTATTGGCGATAAAAGGAAATATCTATGAAACCTCTACTCTTTTAAGGCTGGAAAAACTGTCCGAATTGGTACTTCCTTCTATTAAGAGAGAATTATATAAACAACAGTTCTTAAAATTACTAAACTTTCGTCTATCACTATCAAAACCAGACAATTACGAAAATAGCCACTATCTGCCTATCTCGACACTCTCAAAAAAGCAAAAGGAAGAAGTAAAAGAAATACTGAAAAATGGTACAGCACTGTACCGTTATGTAAGAAATTTAATAGAAAAGGAGGATGACTAATGGGAATGAATGATATGATTCAATTTTTCAGACAGATGTCAGGCAGACTTGGTTCAAATATTTATGCAGGAGTTCAAGGGCAAAGCAATATGCAAAATATTTCTTTCATCCGCCAGCTTCAAAAAGAAATGAAAGAAAACAACTGCCTAGACACACCGCTACAGGAATTACAGGTGGTTGTATTTGATTTAGAAACGACTGGTTTCTATCCTGAAAAAGGAGATCGTGTCATCTCAATCGGCGCCATCAAAATGACTGGTCAAGAACTGTTGAAAACAGAAACTTTTTATTCCCTGGTACATTCTCCACAACCTATTTCAGAAGAAATATCCACCTTGACTAACATTACAAATGAGGAATTACGAAGTGCCCCTTTTGTATCCGAAGTGCTAATGGAATTTTACAAATTCATTAAGAATCATACACTTGTCGCTCACCACTCCAAGCATGAACAGTCTTTTATGCAAAAACTAACATGGGATTTACTAAAAACTAGATTTGAACACAGAATTATTGATACCTCCTTTCTCCTTCGCTTATCAAATCCGATGATTAAGTCTATTCCACTAGAAGAAGCTTGCGAACAATGTGGAATCGAAGTCATCAATCGGCACCATGCCCTAGAGGATGCGAAACTGACAGCACATATTTGGAGTCATTATTTAGTGCGGGCACAGTCTATGGGTTATAAAAATCTTCGTGAAGTATACGAATATCTTGCAAAAATTAGATAGTAGAAAAAGCAAAAAAACAACTATAGTAAA
This genomic stretch from Neobacillus niacini harbors:
- a CDS encoding exonuclease domain-containing protein produces the protein MGMNDMIQFFRQMSGRLGSNIYAGVQGQSNMQNISFIRQLQKEMKENNCLDTPLQELQVVVFDLETTGFYPEKGDRVISIGAIKMTGQELLKTETFYSLVHSPQPISEEISTLTNITNEELRSAPFVSEVLMEFYKFIKNHTLVAHHSKHEQSFMQKLTWDLLKTRFEHRIIDTSFLLRLSNPMIKSIPLEEACEQCGIEVINRHHALEDAKLTAHIWSHYLVRAQSMGYKNLREVYEYLAKIR
- a CDS encoding DUF294 nucleotidyltransferase-like domain-containing protein, giving the protein MTSYLEIRRFRDDQIIWVSRNHLQLNQLHDEIIQRVISVSVKQTEEKHGSLPCPFTFFMMGSAGRFEQSVWSDQDHGIIYQQQGTEINHYFLALGKEITQGLQLAGYDYCDGDVMASNPLWCKSLSEWRQQLANWSNNSNWEGIRHLLIFIDGRSLYGDESFLEKLKIEVYQTIHKENLFHKVLNNTLYLKKGIGVLGQLLLETHGPHTGSLNIKEKALFPYVNGIRLLAIKGNIYETSTLLRLEKLSELVLPSIKRELYKQQFLKLLNFRLSLSKPDNYENSHYLPISTLSKKQKEEVKEILKNGTALYRYVRNLIEKEDD